A region of Arthrobacter sp. FB24 DNA encodes the following proteins:
- a CDS encoding copper resistance CopC family protein, which yields MNVPRAPLRIPRALAVAGTVLSLAAAAHVSAGGELPAPQVLAALAALAALATLAAAPLTGAKMTAPALAGYLLAGQFAVHQVFSALSGPAVSAARPAAHVHGGPILPVPGPETFIQVTPAADPAAAMLGLHVLATLATALVLARTEASLWALAAWLRILIEPPVPGGMLPVLRLAVIGGRRPARRGSALGEVPARGPPLEVGRHAALPAILRRSRIEDPTMNLIQKQRVRLGLALAAGLLIPAVAAGPALAHDALQSTSPAADATVTSAPGTVSLTLSEPPTDSKSLNLSVITVTDGEGKTLSDGKVTVAGATISTTVVPGANGPHKVLWRAVSSDGHPIDGSYSYTVQDPARTASAAPSPASAAPSPVPTPASAAPGTTEFERAAPPNNDNALMTLGIAAAVIAALAGILFLGRRRRDRNRNS from the coding sequence CTCGCGGCGGCTGCGCATGTTTCCGCCGGCGGGGAACTGCCGGCACCGCAGGTCCTCGCAGCGCTGGCAGCGCTGGCAGCGCTGGCGACTTTGGCCGCAGCACCGCTGACCGGGGCCAAAATGACCGCCCCGGCGCTTGCCGGGTATCTCCTTGCGGGACAGTTCGCTGTTCACCAGGTCTTCTCTGCCTTGTCCGGTCCGGCGGTATCGGCCGCGCGGCCTGCGGCCCACGTGCACGGCGGGCCGATCCTTCCCGTGCCCGGACCTGAGACCTTCATTCAGGTCACGCCGGCCGCAGATCCCGCCGCTGCCATGCTTGGCCTGCACGTTCTGGCCACGCTTGCCACCGCTCTCGTGCTCGCCCGGACAGAGGCATCGTTGTGGGCATTGGCGGCGTGGCTGCGGATCCTGATTGAGCCACCGGTTCCGGGGGGCATGCTGCCGGTGTTGCGCCTGGCCGTCATCGGCGGCAGGCGGCCCGCGCGGCGGGGGAGTGCACTCGGGGAGGTTCCGGCCCGGGGACCGCCGCTGGAGGTCGGCCGCCATGCGGCCTTGCCAGCCATTCTCCGACGATCCAGAATTGAAGACCCCACCATGAACCTGATCCAAAAACAACGCGTCCGTCTAGGCCTGGCACTGGCCGCCGGGCTGCTTATCCCTGCGGTTGCCGCAGGACCGGCACTGGCCCACGACGCCCTTCAGTCCACGTCCCCGGCCGCGGACGCTACCGTGACCTCCGCGCCGGGGACGGTCTCGCTCACCCTCTCGGAGCCGCCGACCGATTCGAAAAGCTTGAACCTCAGCGTGATCACCGTTACCGACGGCGAGGGAAAAACGCTCAGCGACGGGAAAGTGACCGTCGCCGGCGCAACGATTTCCACCACGGTCGTCCCCGGGGCCAACGGGCCTCACAAAGTGCTGTGGCGGGCCGTTTCCTCCGACGGACACCCGATTGACGGAAGTTACTCCTACACGGTTCAGGACCCTGCCCGAACCGCATCGGCGGCACCTTCGCCGGCATCGGCGGCACCTTCGCCGGTACCGACTCCGGCATCCGCCGCGCCAGGCACCACGGAGTTTGAACGGGCCGCACCACCCAACAACGACAATGCGCTGATGACGCTGGGCATAGCGGCCGCCGTTATCGCCGCGCTGGCCGGTATCCTCTTCCTGGGCCGCCGCAGGCGGGACAGGAACAGGAACTCCTAA